The DNA region aatgggaagatacaagcaaacaataccaaaagaATTTTATGTGTTTAGTTTGAAGACTTTACAGTGACCTGGAGTTCTTTATGTCTAAACAAATTTGTCACTATAAACAAATCATTTGTAGCTCTATATTTCTTCAATGCATAAAATATTGTGTGTACTCAAAGCCGATTCCAAAGTATGAAGTTAAGCTCTACGTTCTACTTAGTTTGTTTGAAAGTGGAAACACTAAGGTTACAATGTAATTTTGATCACCataatgtatatattttttaatttttagtttATTCGTGCTTATCGTCGAGACATTTTTTGGTTTTTTATCCTTAGTGGTTTCCTGGAAGAAGAGGATTAATTGTTGGTATAATTGTTGGAGGGTTTGGATTGGGCTCCCTAATTTTCACACCAATTCAAACTGCATATATCAACCCATCTAACTTAAAGGTGGATAGTCAGACAAGGTAAAGAAATTGTTAACACTTAGCATTGTGAAGAAAAGTGACTGTTGCAacttttagtttttatttagtACATTCTAGTCATTGTTCGTTTAGTAACAAAGTTTTCTCAgaaagttataggtcaaaataataatgtttaatcAGTTATTAACGCATCTATATTGTCAATCTAGTCTGCTCGCTGCACTAagtaaaatgatattttatgaataaaaagttGTTTCGGATTTGTAATCGCTAAAAGCCTAATTATCTATTATCTCTTCTTCGTAATATAAAAATGACTCTTTAAAAGTAACGTTATTTACCATTTGACTTGAGTTTGTCGTTTTCCCGGCAGATACCATTCCATTAAAGCCATCAGTATTATTTTACACAATAAAGACTATCTGAAAACTTTGAATCTTCTGTACAACAGCAAACgtgattttttattttacttttttcaaATAACTTCTGGTTATCTAAAAATGTTTCGTTGCTCTTAAAAACATTTTCCATGAAAACGAGTCTTATATAACTAGTTAACCGGCGTTAATATAAAATAGTCATTGTGATGAGGAAATGTAgtgaaaagtaaataaaacGTCGAAACTAGGACATTTTTAACTGTTTCCACGTCAAGTAAGTAGAGAAATACCATAGAAAGGTAGTCAGTGAATATAAATCAATTCTTTATAAAGTTTATATAATCAGCCAGAGTTGTAAAACGTTTAATAATAACCACCAGAAATATTTCGGAACAGACGTTCACATTTTAATTCGTAATACTCAGGTTGCTAACTGGTAAACATGATGAGGTATCATAAGCTACTGAGTAAGGATATGCTGTCAGTTTTAACCATGTTGCATTATacatttcattgtattattaCATTAAACTGTAGAAGTGTTATCTAAGCGTAAGTTTTTCAGATTTGGTGATCATTTATGAATGTAAGCGAGTGTTTATTTTTCTGCGAAGcactttattattgtattgacACAAATGATTTGCATATGGTGTAAAGTTTCCTGCAACTATCGAGCGGACTAATACGACTACCATAAAGTTTCAACCCCCACAAGCAGGCTAGAAACGCATTTTAACTTCACTATGTCACCCATATTTACAGCCTTCTTTCAAGGGGCTAAAATAATCCTGAACATTTTTCTATTACATCGTAAAGTGCGTTTTAATAATTAGACCTTTTAATTTCCGAGATATATTTTGAAAGAAAGAGtacttatctatttatttattactagtGCTTATCTAAACGAAAGtgttaaattataattttcatcTTTTTAGGCGTTTCACTGATCCAGAGCTTCTTGATAGAGTCCCAAATGTTTTCTTGGTAATGGGTTCAATATTAGCAGCATCGCAGTTAGTGGCATGCGTACTTGTCCGCATGAAACCAATCTCAAAAGAAGTAAGTTTCTTGACTGATTTGCAAAAAATAGCAATTGAATTATTATGCTTATGAATACACtttttaaatgtaaattttaattGGATAATGTATTATAAAAAAGTTATTCGAAGAAGCATATTGACTTACTGATTATGCCTAGTTTATTGTGTATGGTCATTTTTTTACGTAAGCTATTTTAATCACGTATTCCCCACTTGTCATAAGTAATTGTGTCGTTCTTTTAAATCCTTTAAACATTTGTACTAGCCATTTTCTGATGCATCACAATCTACGGTAGTCTATGCCTGTCGAGAAATGCTACATTCTCCGAATAACTATGCATTTAGTTACAGTGTATTAAGTGAATTCGTAACAGTGATTTTATGATATCACACTACATGGCCATAGAcattttacttctttatttcatttacaatAATTGATGAAGCTGATGAAAACTGGTTAAGCTAATCATGTCGATGCAGATAAAGAGTTTAAGCTGCACGCGCTTGTGATTTCCGATCTGCAAAAAATAATCAAGTGTTACTAAGTCCTCAATATATGGTTATTTAGGTTTGGTGCTAAACGTGAGAATATTGAGCTTCCGAATGCAtgtaataaattacatttttcgATTGGTTCTTCAGGAATGATGGACATTATTTGAGTAAACTTTTGAAAAATGTTCGTGCTGAAAATATGTAATCAGTTTTCAGTGAACAAAAGTTTCTTGTCTGCGAAACCTGGAGTGGACAATCCTAACTCTCTGCCTTTATGCCTAATCCTGGTAATGCAGTTAAGGGATTTTTTGATTTCTTATAGTAATAAACATACAGGACAGAGGAGTTTCTCGGCAAATCTTCGGAATAGGAAATCAAAAGTTGTTAAACTCAAGGTATTAAACTCATAACCCACTTCATTATACTGTAGATAATATTGTTGGAAATACTCTGTTATATTACTCGTGTAGAAGTACCTTTCTATCATGGTATCAGGTCAAAGTTATGAAAAAGTTAATTATCAAAGTTAATTCTGTCAACGTTCACAATATATTATATCTTAGAAATACATTCCAATATTAACAGAGCATACTACAATACATATACAAAGAGAGAAAATACTTGAGTGGAATGAACTAGAAGGTTCACTAGATCTTGAACACAATATCCTGAGGTAAAAATGTTCCTGTCTAATTTACGAACTTGCATACAACTTCTTAAATGGGTACATTTCCGTTGTGCATGTTTGAGCGCTAACACGAACCTTTACTACAGCTTTGTTTCTTTACATCTTGAAGTTTTAACCTCTGTTGTAAGAAGTATTTGAGAGCTGGGGAGACATCTACGCTTTAAAATCTTGGACACTCATTTCTAatgttatttttgtaaacagaCCATTCAACCTCAATTAAATTATTCGACACAAAACCTGAGGAAATCGCCGAACTGTGGAGCTTTGTTAACCACTAGCAATTCTTTCACTTATGGAATGGAATTTGTTCTAGGTTGTCGACAACTGAACTGAGACTTCGTCACTTCATTGTACCGAAAGTGTAGCTTTTCCTGGAAAACCGGGACGTGAGATATTGAGTACTTGATCTCATACCTCACTGTCACAAACCCTGTAAAGCGGCATACTTGTCACTACTTTTTTCATCACAGCTacagttttaataaattaacttGGATTCTATGGAGGGATTTCTGATGTTGGTTTAATACTTGCCCATATTTCCAGACATTGTTCAAGACGATAGTTAttgattacaaacaaataagGGTTTCTTGAAAATGTCATAgatatcaaattattttatgtGAAGGTTCATGGCTAAAATGAGCGATCATTTGGAACTGTTCAAGGATTGCCGTCAACTTTGAGTTGTGTATTGTGTTTGATTATAACGATGATAAGTTATTAATCTTATATAGTTTAGTTTATTATAATAtgaaatgtttttaaataataatgactCTTCAGAACAGGGTTAGTAAGTCTTAATCATTAACTTAATATTAAACACTATAAAGGAAAAAATGTTAAAGCTAGTCTATTTCTTCCGAACATTTGGGGATCGATGTCTAACCTAATAGATTTTATGTGGTGTTCATAATAATCACATATGAACATGTTCAGATCCTCAAAAATTAAATGCATCAAAAAATAGATGGCAATAATGTTAGTGGTTTAACAGTTACTTCATATATAATTCTGTTTTCATAAATATGGAGTAAGGTAGCTAAGATAATGATGGGTATATGCTTTGTCATATTTTAGACTTCTAGCCTCATGGATGCCTGTAATATCAACCGGAAAATACATTTAGTGAAATTACGGTAGTATATTAGTTGTTCTATGAAAGTTGTAAATTTTTAAGCGAcatcaatgaataaatttgCTAGTGCGTCTAACCTGTGTGAAAAAGTAGCAAATCATGAGTAATCTATTACATAAGTCTGGtaaattactttaaaatatatattaaatgaCTTGTTCTTTAAGGACAAAGCTAAGTACCGTTTCAgctttatttaaatgatttcaGATACAAGTTTTCTAAAACATTGTTTTCTTGATAATGATCCCGGTTTATgcatatttcataaaataaactTTCATAACCAATAGGTTATACTTAGTATAATATACAACGCATTCATGCATATGGATATAATAGTTCCCGTGGCTTAGAGCGTTAATGTTAAATGGTCATCTAACAATTTACGGTATTTTTTCTGGTTTTAGGAACATGAGGACggaaatgaagaagaagaagaagaaggattAGAACGTGCAAGAATTCAAACTAGTCCATCTACAGATtcaaaaaagaagaaactagtaaATGGTGATTCAAAAGTAAGATTATCAATGACAAATTAAATGTATGTAAGATCAGTTAACCCTTTgcttttaataaaattattttttaatgatatGTATAAACGAGTGTAACATGGTATGTTTGAGTTTATCAACCGAAATAATCCCTGATATATATCACACGTACATAGTTACGTCTTTGAGGGAAACGTGCGTAATGTTATTACTCAACTAAATAAAAGTTATCAATAAGACTAAATATACCATAATTATGCATAAATGAACTGCCTAAAAGCTTCAACAGTATAAAACGTGTGGCAGAGATATCTGATTCACCTGCCTGATAATCCTTTACACTTATACTAACAAAAACTTCAATCACAACCTGTGATGAAGTAGTAAACAGGATATGCAAATAAAATACTATCAATAATACGAGTGAACATTCGAAAATATTGTAAAAGCATGTAGTTTTGTATTTTCATACTTAAAAGATTTGATTGATCAATTGTAAAGATCACAGTGAATAATGATTACAGTTGTAGATGCAAAGTTTCGACTTATATATATAAGTCGAATCTTTGCATAGTATAATTctataatataataaatgaattaaattcctTAGTCTGGTAATCATGATCATAATATGGACTCTTTGTATGTTTGGTTGAAAAATCAACTTCATGTCATTGAGATGACAAGAATGACAAATGTCAAGTCATACTATGAAACATGTCTGAACTCTTGAATAATGGAGTTCATTAATCATTTACAGTCATCACAAACTCGTTATACACCAAAAAATGAAACGTTTCATAATCAGACCAGTTAAGACACAATATTGAATTCATTGATTTATCTAAATGCTACAATgacattgatttttttaaaaaactaatgccattttaattttgatgtttTGAAAAACGCTAAACTTTAAAACGTTTAGAAAAATAGTTATTCATCGTTGTCCAGTTACCTTGGATTGTTTAGTTTCGTCGTTAAAATGAATTTGTCTTATAACAACTTATCAATTACTTACTCGCTAGTAAATTCAACAAATTCATGACCATTGAACCGTTTGTTCATGTTTTCTCTGTTTTGATTTACTAACTACATTATCTGAGgacgttttattgttaacatttatTGTTTTTGATATAATTCTTCTAAACAGTCAAAATTACACGAATCCTAAAAATATGTAGATAAGTGTTTATTGTTTTTCCATATATTCCTGTGTTTTTCTTCCGAAACCACAGGTAAACAATGGTTGTTAATGTACTAATAATTTGATTTCCTTTGCTATGTTTTCTTATTAGTTAAATCGTAACACTGTGGTGGAAGTAAACGTTAAATCTGGAAAGCTATTACGTCATATTGACTActatcttttattttttatgatGCTTCTTAACTGTTTTCCAATATCTGTTCTTACAAGTTCATTAAAGGTGAGTGGTTGATTATCTGAAACTGTACATTAAACCACAACTCAACAAGACATTATTTTGTAACATATATCACGGACTAATTTTAGCTAGACTATCATCGGAGATTAGGGagcatttgtttattatttggtAGTAATATAAGACTCATCAGCAGTTCACACCCACGATTATATGAATAGAACCTGAGAGCTTTAGGGCTAATGGATCAGGGGTTATTTTCAGACATGTGAGTTGGCATCTAAGCCTctacattaaaaaaataataaatatcattatttaGGTGTGAGAGTATACCAAATATGCTAGTGTTAATGtgaatatttaaaacaatatttatgCTAAGTTTAACTATTTTAATTTCACTTGCTTTACTCTCTTGATTAAATTTAGATCTTTGGACAAACGCACATAAGTGATGATAGGTTTTTGTCAACTATAACAGCTGTTACTTCTCTTTTCAACTGTGGTGGACGTGTAGTCTGGGGTGCTGTCGTGGATCGTTTTTCTTTCAAGGTAATTTTAAACTTCATAACTTATCCGTATGAAAACAACTTTTGATGGCTTTTCTTCCTGATTAGCTTCCAAAGTGATAAAATTACGTTTAGTAACTTTATATTTTGTTAACAATTCtttcatgaagaagaaaaagaaaatgattagGAGCGTAATTTCAGTTTCATTCTAGACAAGCGCGTATTCAAAATTTGCTGTTACTTAGGAAATAGTTTACTCTTTTTTGATGATTAGTAAATTCCATCTAAGCATATACTCTATAAATTTGTTAGGAATTTCGATTTCAAGCGTATGACATATATCTGTATATCCAAGCAAAAgttaatgaaaaattaaataCAGCTCAATTAAACACTCAGATACAGATAGGTCTTTTTATAgcgataatatatatatttccgaAAAATGATTCTAAAATATATGATGTTATGTAAGTCTGTTTGCTGATCCAATGATGTCAGCTGAACAATCACTAACAATTGATGAAATTTACATAAACTGATTGCCTTAAGATCGTCGTTAACACAAGCgaatactgaataaattaatttgattataaataaaatgacttTTAATTGTGAATGGGCTAAAATACTAGTTAGATATACTAAGAACATTGCTATTAGAACTACCTTAATTATGTTGATTTGTAAATTTTAGATACCAATCTGCATACAACTGTGTGTATGGAGTgtgttattatttacatttcctGTTATTGCATATGTAACGGGAGTCGCATTGAAAGTCTTATATGTTATATGGGCATGTGCCTTATTTTTCTTCTTGTCTGGTGTTTTTTCCATGATGCCAGCTGCAACAGGGACTATATTTGGTCCAGTAAATTTAGCTGTCAACTATGGAATGGTTTATCTCGGATTTGTAAgtttaattaatcaatagttaGCCTATTTAATAATCATTAAGTTAAAATACTACACcttttgtttttaattcttTGTAAAGACATTTCATCATTTTGGTCAACCTCGAACTGTAAAACTAAACAGTAATACTATTAAGTTTTGCCGATACATGATGGCATAACATTTTTGTGGATATGTATTACCTACAACAATGTGTGTGTTAACAATGTAAAGTGATTTTACAAAAAAAGTGAATAACATTGGTCATGTATCTAATAAACTGCACTGGGTATTATTAAATTGCTAACCAAACACAAAGTTGAGAACGCCCCAGATAAACGTTCAAATATATTAATAGAAAGTCTTTCTAAGACTTA from Schistosoma haematobium chromosome ZW, whole genome shotgun sequence includes:
- a CDS encoding hypothetical protein (EggNog:ENOG410VHBA~COG:G), giving the protein MKKEKKDLLCGILVVVGAFCLHFSCGHFYTVSNMATYIMSYIAARVDNNISDSSAVWLSALGLGCQGLAMPIGGFMGRKFGPKSTMIATLILGSGSILLTYIVVQKTFIGVVFTVGIMFGLSMGIGYSVAIACAVSWFPGRRGLIVGIIVGGFGLGSLIFTPIQTAYINPSNLKVDSQTRRFTDPELLDRVPNVFLVMGSILAASQLVACVLVRMKPISKEEHEDGNEEEEEEGLERARIQTSPSTDSKKKKLVNGDSKLNRNTVVEVNVKSGKLLRHIDYYLLFFMMLLNCFPISVLTSSLKIFGQTHISDDRFLSTITAVTSLFNCGGRVVWGAVVDRFSFKIPICIQLCVWSVLLFTFPVIAYVTGVALKVLYVIWACALFFFLSGVFSMMPAATGTIFGPVNLAVNYGMVYLGFSFGSVLSLVVSLFWKASPEIYFTVSGCVCLVTFALAIWLDDRNLPRRLRFMDWFSNQCLSSRVSNQLTVNTSEDL
- a CDS encoding hypothetical protein (EggNog:ENOG410VHBA~COG:G) is translated as MKKEKKDLLCGILVVVGAFCLHFSCGHFYTVSNMATYIMSYIAARVDNNISDSSAVWLSALGLGCQGLAMPIGGFMGRKFGPKSTMIATLILGSGSILLTYIVVQKTFIGVVFTVGIMFGLSMGIGYSVAIACAVSWFPGRRGLIVGIIVGGFGLGSLIFTPIQTAYINPSNLKVDSQTRRFTDPELLDRVPNVFLVMGSILAASQLVACVLVRMKPISKEEHEDGNEEEEEEGLERARIQTSPSTDSKKKKLVNGDSKLNRNTVVEVNVKSGKLLRHIDYYLLFFMMLLNCFPISVLTSSLKIFGQTHISDDRFLSTITAVTSLFNCGGRVVWGAVVDRFSFKIPICIQLCVWSVLLFTFPVIAYVTGVALKVLYVIWACALFFFLSGVFSMMPAATGTIFGPVNLAVNYGMVYLGFSFGSVLSLVVSLFWKASPEIYFTVSGCVCLVSK
- a CDS encoding hypothetical protein (EggNog:ENOG410VHBA~COG:G); translated protein: MKKEKKDLLCGILVVVGAFCLHFSCGHFYTVSNMATYIMSYIAARVDNNISDSSAVWLSALGLGCQGLAMPIGGFMGRKFGPKSTMIATLILGSGSILLTYIVVQKTFIGVVFTVGIMFGLSMGIGYSVAIACAVSWFPGRRGLIVGIIVGGFGLGSLIFTPIQTAYINPSNLKVDSQTRRFTDPELLDRVPNVFLVMGSILAASQLVACVLVRMKPISKEEHEDGNEEEEEEGLERARIQTSPSTDSKKKKLVNGDSKLNRNTVVEVNVKSGKLLRHIDYYLLFFMMLLNCFPISVLTSSLKIFGQTHISDDRFLSTITAVTSLFNCGGRVVWGAVVDRFSFKIPICIQLCVWSVLLFTFPVIAYVTGVALKVLYVIWACALFFFLSGVFSMMPAATGTIFGPVNLAVNYGMVYLGFRPVII